The Streptomyces phaeolivaceus genome has a window encoding:
- a CDS encoding MerR family transcriptional regulator: MNDEPAGAVYRIEDLAHRSGATVRTIRAYQDRGLLPRPVRRGRANVYADTHLTRLRQIADLLDRGYTLASIKELLEAWDTGRGLGGVLGLAAEVDGPWTDEEGVRISRAELVERFGGAPDAAAVADAVELGVLEQVPGEEDLFLVPSPQELAVAAELHEAGVPLSAIAGHLRELRGQVEHIATRFLEFTTEHVFARYIGRHQPPTEADAVEAATLVRRLRPLAQQTVDAELARAMRLFATRQLRRHLDSDTPPEPPEESCAVRLPVSTMRAVEKLVGPEHASEFIAAAAEREVKSRTLDRLTANARDSDKVDQSP; this comes from the coding sequence GTGAACGACGAACCGGCCGGAGCCGTGTACCGCATCGAGGATCTGGCGCACCGCAGCGGCGCCACGGTCCGGACGATCCGCGCCTACCAGGACCGCGGGCTGCTCCCCCGCCCCGTGCGGCGCGGGCGGGCGAACGTGTACGCGGACACGCATCTGACCAGGCTGCGCCAGATCGCCGACCTCCTCGACCGCGGCTACACCCTGGCCTCCATCAAGGAGTTGCTGGAGGCCTGGGACACCGGCCGCGGCCTCGGCGGGGTGCTCGGCCTGGCCGCGGAGGTCGACGGACCATGGACCGACGAGGAGGGCGTACGCATCTCGCGGGCCGAACTGGTCGAGCGGTTCGGCGGTGCTCCCGACGCGGCGGCGGTGGCGGACGCCGTCGAGCTGGGCGTGCTGGAGCAGGTGCCGGGCGAGGAGGACCTGTTCCTCGTGCCGAGCCCCCAGGAGCTGGCCGTGGCAGCCGAGTTGCACGAGGCCGGGGTACCGCTGTCCGCGATCGCCGGTCATCTACGGGAGTTGAGAGGCCAGGTCGAGCACATCGCCACCCGTTTCCTGGAGTTCACCACCGAGCATGTGTTCGCCCGCTATATCGGGCGGCACCAGCCACCGACCGAGGCCGACGCGGTCGAGGCGGCAACACTCGTACGACGTCTGCGCCCTCTGGCCCAGCAGACGGTGGACGCCGAACTCGCCCGTGCGATGCGACTGTTCGCCACGAGACAGCTGCGCCGTCACCTCGACTCCGACACACCCCCCGAACCCCCGGAGGAGTCGTGTGCCGTAAGGCTCCCGGTCTCCACAATGCGGGCCGTGGAGAAGCTGGTTGGTCCGGAACACGCATCCGAGTTCATCGCGGCGGCGGCCGAACGAGAGGTGAAGTCGCGGACCTTGGACAGGCTCACAGCAAATGCGCGCGATAGTGACAAAGTTGACCAATCACCCTGA
- a CDS encoding RNA 2'-phosphotransferase gives MNERRTVRVSKYLSKHLRHQPERIGLTLDEGGWVGIDTLIAAATAHGFPFTRAELDHVVEANDKRRFAVEGDRIRASQGHTVEVDLGLPPTTPPQYLYHGTVAAYLGAIRAEGLRAMNRHDVHLSPDRDTATRVGARRGRPVVLSVDAGAMHRDGHVFRVSANGVWLTESVPPEYLRFPESR, from the coding sequence ATGAACGAACGACGTACCGTGAGAGTGTCGAAGTACCTCTCGAAACACCTCCGGCACCAGCCGGAGCGGATCGGGCTCACCCTCGACGAGGGCGGCTGGGTCGGGATCGACACGCTCATCGCGGCGGCGACCGCCCACGGCTTCCCCTTCACCAGGGCGGAGCTCGACCATGTGGTCGAGGCCAACGACAAGCGGCGCTTCGCCGTCGAGGGCGACCGGATCCGCGCCAGCCAGGGCCACACCGTCGAGGTCGACCTCGGCCTGCCCCCGACGACCCCTCCGCAGTACCTCTACCACGGCACCGTGGCTGCCTACCTGGGCGCGATCCGCGCCGAGGGCCTGCGTGCCATGAACCGCCACGATGTGCACCTCTCACCCGATCGCGACACGGCCACCCGCGTCGGCGCCCGCCGGGGCCGCCCCGTCGTGCTCTCCGTGGACGCGGGCGCCATGCACCGGGACGGCCATGTCTTCCGCGTCAGCGCCAACGGGGTGTGGCTGACCGAGTCGGTCCCGCCCGAGTACCTGCGGTTCCCGGAGTCGCGCTGA
- a CDS encoding LLM class flavin-dependent oxidoreductase, with protein sequence MSLRLSTVILPYRRWHEGGRSAWSRAEQLGFHAAYTYDHLSWRSFRDGPWFGAIPTLTAAAAVTERLCLGTLVTSPNFRHPVTLAKELISLDDISGGRVALGIGAGGVGFDATALGQDPWTPRERADRFAEFVQLLDRLLSEDSVSYEGDFYSAHQARNIPGCVQRPRLPFAVAATGPRGLRLAARYGQAWVTTGDPKLYENGTSEQSVEAIRGQVEKLADACAEIGRDMDGLDKILLTGFTPDRGRPLESLDAFVDFAGRHRELGFTEIVIHWPIPDSDFAADQKVFEQIAMETPAQLG encoded by the coding sequence ATGAGTCTGCGCCTGAGCACCGTGATCCTTCCATACCGCCGCTGGCACGAGGGCGGGCGTTCGGCCTGGTCACGGGCCGAGCAGCTCGGCTTCCACGCGGCGTACACCTACGACCACCTGTCCTGGCGCAGCTTCCGCGACGGCCCGTGGTTCGGTGCGATCCCGACGCTGACCGCCGCCGCGGCCGTCACCGAGCGGCTGTGCTTGGGAACCCTCGTCACATCGCCTAATTTCCGTCACCCGGTGACTCTCGCCAAGGAGTTGATCTCTCTGGACGACATCTCCGGCGGTCGGGTAGCGCTCGGCATCGGCGCGGGCGGCGTCGGCTTCGACGCCACCGCGCTGGGCCAGGACCCGTGGACACCCCGGGAGCGGGCCGACCGGTTCGCCGAGTTCGTCCAGCTCCTCGACCGGCTGCTGAGTGAGGACTCAGTGTCGTACGAGGGCGACTTCTACTCGGCGCACCAGGCGCGCAACATCCCGGGTTGTGTGCAGCGCCCCCGGCTGCCCTTCGCGGTCGCCGCGACCGGGCCGCGCGGACTGCGCCTCGCGGCGCGGTACGGGCAGGCATGGGTGACCACGGGCGACCCCAAGCTGTACGAGAACGGCACCTCCGAGCAGTCGGTCGAGGCTATCCGCGGTCAGGTCGAGAAGCTGGCCGACGCGTGCGCCGAGATCGGCCGGGACATGGACGGGCTCGACAAAATCCTGCTCACCGGGTTCACCCCGGACCGCGGCCGGCCGCTGGAGTCTCTCGACGCGTTCGTGGACTTCGCGGGCAGGCACCGGGAACTGGGTTTCACAGAGATCGTGATCCACTGGCCCATCCCCGATTCGGACTTCGCTGCGGACCAGAAGGTCTTTGAGCAGATCGCCATGGAGACGCCAGCACAGCTGGGCTGA
- a CDS encoding lipid II:glycine glycyltransferase FemX gives MSFHLKAITREEHLAFVRARPSVSHMQVPSWGDVKPDWRAESLGWFDESNRLVGVGLVLLRPLPKLKRYLAYLPEGPVIDWAAPDLQRWLEPMLAYLKEQGAFSVKMGPPVVARRWSAEAVKVAIADPQSGRLRDVEATVHEPRAFDIADRLRRMGWQQTEPGGEDGFAAGQPRYVFQVPFAGRSLDEIQRGLNQQWRRNIKKAEKAGVKVVQGEYEDLPAFYDIYVETAERDRFMPRPLAYFQRMWTALTVEDPGRMRLYLAHHEGEVLAAATMLTVGEHVWYSYGASTSRKREVQPNNAIQWRMMTDAHALGAGVYDFRGITDTLEESNHLLGLLRFKSGTGGEAVEYLGEWDFPLNKALHKALDLYMSRR, from the coding sequence ATGAGCTTTCACCTGAAGGCGATCACACGTGAGGAACATCTGGCCTTCGTCCGGGCCCGGCCCTCGGTGAGCCACATGCAGGTTCCCTCGTGGGGCGATGTGAAGCCGGACTGGCGGGCGGAGAGCCTGGGCTGGTTCGACGAGAGCAACCGTCTCGTCGGCGTGGGACTGGTACTGCTGCGGCCGTTGCCGAAGCTGAAGCGGTACCTCGCCTACCTGCCCGAGGGGCCGGTCATCGACTGGGCTGCGCCGGATCTTCAGCGGTGGCTTGAGCCGATGCTCGCGTACTTGAAGGAGCAGGGGGCGTTCTCGGTGAAGATGGGGCCGCCCGTGGTGGCCCGCCGCTGGAGTGCCGAGGCGGTCAAGGTGGCGATCGCCGACCCGCAGTCGGGGCGGCTGCGGGACGTGGAGGCGACCGTGCACGAGCCACGGGCCTTCGACATCGCCGACCGGCTGCGCCGGATGGGCTGGCAGCAGACCGAGCCCGGAGGCGAGGACGGCTTCGCCGCGGGCCAGCCGCGCTACGTCTTCCAAGTGCCCTTCGCCGGGCGGTCCCTGGACGAGATCCAGCGGGGCCTCAACCAGCAATGGCGCCGCAACATCAAGAAAGCGGAGAAGGCCGGCGTCAAGGTCGTCCAAGGCGAATACGAAGACCTGCCCGCCTTCTACGACATCTACGTGGAGACCGCCGAGCGCGACCGGTTCATGCCCCGCCCGCTGGCCTACTTCCAGCGCATGTGGACCGCGCTGACAGTTGAGGACCCCGGCCGCATGCGCCTCTACCTCGCCCACCATGAGGGCGAGGTGCTTGCGGCGGCCACGATGCTGACCGTCGGCGAGCACGTCTGGTACTCCTACGGCGCCTCCACCAGCCGCAAGCGCGAGGTCCAGCCGAACAACGCCATCCAGTGGCGGATGATGACCGATGCCCACGCGCTCGGCGCCGGTGTCTACGACTTCCGCGGCATCACCGACACCCTGGAGGAGAGCAACCACCTGCTGGGACTGCTGCGGTTCAAGTCCGGCACCGGCGGCGAGGCCGTCGAATACCTCGGCGAGTGGGACTTTCCGCTCAACAAGGCGCTGCACAAGGCCCTCGATCTCTACATGTCCCGACGCTGA
- a CDS encoding zinc ribbon domain-containing protein YjdM, which yields MLENLPPCPKCSCEYTYEMNALVVCPECGHEWVPAESGAAGEGGAGEQVIKDSVGNVLQDGDTVVVVKALKVKGSPSGIKAGTKVRGIRLVDGVDGHDIDCKIDGFGAMQLKSSVVKKA from the coding sequence ATGCTCGAGAATCTTCCTCCCTGCCCGAAGTGCTCGTGTGAGTACACCTACGAGATGAACGCCCTTGTGGTGTGCCCGGAGTGCGGCCACGAATGGGTTCCCGCCGAGAGCGGTGCGGCGGGTGAGGGCGGCGCCGGGGAGCAGGTCATCAAGGACTCCGTCGGCAATGTGCTCCAGGACGGCGACACCGTGGTCGTCGTCAAGGCGCTCAAGGTCAAGGGCAGCCCCTCGGGCATCAAGGCCGGCACCAAGGTGCGCGGCATCCGGCTGGTCGACGGTGTCGACGGCCACGACATCGACTGCAAGATCGACGGTTTCGGGGCGATGCAGCTCAAGTCCAGCGTGGTCAAGAAAGCCTGA
- a CDS encoding ArsR/SmtB family transcription factor translates to MSVPLYQAKAEFFRMLGHPVRIRVLELLQDGPTPVRELLAAIEVEPSSLSQQLAVLRRSGIVSSKREGSTVVYALASGDVADLMGAARRILTEMLTGQNELLAELRDAEAVAR, encoded by the coding sequence GTGTCCGTTCCGCTGTATCAGGCCAAGGCCGAGTTCTTCCGGATGCTGGGGCATCCCGTACGCATACGGGTGCTGGAGCTGTTGCAGGACGGGCCGACGCCGGTACGGGAATTGCTGGCCGCGATCGAGGTGGAGCCCTCCAGCCTGTCGCAGCAGCTTGCGGTGCTGCGCCGCTCGGGCATCGTCAGCTCGAAGCGCGAGGGATCGACGGTGGTGTACGCGCTGGCGAGCGGGGACGTCGCGGACCTGATGGGGGCCGCGCGCCGGATTCTGACCGAGATGCTCACCGGGCAGAACGAGCTGCTGGCCGAGCTGCGGGACGCCGAGGCCGTCGCGCGATGA
- a CDS encoding SulP family inorganic anion transporter, giving the protein MRSSFGRAGARFTSLLPGRADLAEMRRNPRRDLLAGLTVAVVALPLALGFGVSSGLGAEAGLATAVIAGALAAIFGGSNLQVSGPTGAMTVVLVPIVAEYGPGGVLTVGLMAGVMLVTLAVLKAGKYMRYVPAPVVEGFTLGIACVIGLQQIPNALGVPKPAGDRVLVVTWHALQEFAQHPNWTASAFAVAVAAVMLIGARWRPTIPFSILAVIAATIVAQLAGLDAAKPIGDLPSGLPAPSLSFLDLGSLGTLLAPAVAVAALAALESLLSASVADGMTVGQKHDPDRELFGQGLANIAAPLFGGVPATGAIARTAVNVRTGASSRLASLVHTAVLAVIVFAAAPLVSRIPLAALAGVLLATAIRMVEVGSLKAMAKATRSDALILVLTAAATLALDLVYAVIIGLMVAGALALRAVAKQARLEEVPLDRGDHSAEEHALLAEHIVAYRIDGPLFFAAAHRFLLELAEVADVRVIILRMSRVTTIDATGALVLKDVVEKLNRRGIVVMTSGIRAGQRQVLDSVGALELLCREGREYATTPEAIQGARTYLECAGVMPPLPAQRSRPVSEETEETVG; this is encoded by the coding sequence ATGAGGAGCTCCTTCGGCCGGGCCGGGGCCCGGTTCACTTCGCTGCTGCCCGGCCGTGCCGATCTGGCGGAGATGCGCCGGAACCCGCGCCGGGACCTGCTGGCCGGTCTCACCGTGGCGGTCGTCGCGCTGCCGCTCGCGCTCGGCTTCGGCGTCTCCTCCGGCCTCGGCGCCGAGGCCGGGCTGGCGACCGCGGTCATCGCCGGTGCGCTCGCCGCGATCTTCGGCGGATCGAATCTGCAGGTGTCCGGGCCGACCGGTGCGATGACGGTGGTGCTGGTGCCGATCGTCGCCGAGTACGGGCCGGGCGGGGTGCTGACCGTCGGGCTGATGGCCGGCGTCATGCTCGTCACGCTGGCGGTGCTGAAGGCCGGCAAGTACATGCGGTACGTGCCCGCCCCCGTCGTCGAGGGCTTCACCCTCGGCATCGCCTGCGTGATCGGACTGCAGCAGATCCCGAACGCCCTGGGCGTACCCAAGCCCGCGGGCGACCGCGTCCTGGTGGTGACCTGGCACGCGCTTCAGGAGTTCGCGCAGCACCCGAACTGGACTGCCTCGGCCTTCGCCGTGGCGGTCGCCGCCGTCATGCTGATCGGGGCCCGCTGGCGGCCTACGATCCCCTTCTCCATCCTCGCGGTGATCGCGGCGACGATCGTGGCGCAGCTCGCCGGCCTGGATGCGGCCAAGCCGATCGGTGACCTGCCGTCCGGCCTGCCTGCGCCCTCCCTCTCCTTCCTCGACCTCGGCTCGCTCGGCACTCTGCTCGCCCCGGCGGTCGCGGTGGCTGCGCTGGCCGCGCTGGAGTCGCTGCTGTCGGCCTCCGTGGCCGACGGCATGACAGTTGGTCAGAAGCACGACCCCGACCGGGAATTGTTCGGCCAGGGGCTGGCCAACATCGCCGCCCCGCTGTTCGGCGGTGTTCCGGCGACCGGCGCGATCGCCCGCACCGCGGTCAACGTCCGCACCGGCGCGAGTTCCCGGCTCGCCTCCCTCGTCCACACCGCGGTCCTCGCGGTGATCGTCTTCGCGGCGGCACCCCTCGTCTCCAGGATCCCGCTCGCCGCGCTCGCCGGTGTGCTGCTGGCCACCGCCATCCGCATGGTCGAGGTCGGCTCGCTCAAGGCGATGGCCAAGGCCACCCGCTCCGACGCACTGATCCTCGTCCTCACCGCCGCCGCGACGCTCGCCCTCGACCTCGTCTACGCCGTGATCATCGGTCTGATGGTCGCGGGAGCCCTCGCCCTGCGCGCGGTCGCCAAGCAGGCCCGCCTCGAAGAGGTTCCCCTCGACCGCGGTGACCACAGCGCCGAGGAACACGCCCTGTTGGCCGAGCACATCGTGGCCTACCGGATCGACGGGCCGCTGTTCTTCGCCGCCGCCCACCGCTTCCTGCTGGAGCTGGCCGAGGTCGCCGACGTCCGCGTGATCATCCTGCGCATGTCCCGGGTGACCACCATCGACGCCACCGGCGCCCTGGTCCTCAAGGACGTGGTGGAGAAGCTGAACCGGCGCGGCATCGTCGTGATGACCTCGGGGATACGCGCGGGCCAGCGTCAGGTCCTGGACTCCGTCGGCGCGCTGGAGCTCCTGTGTCGGGAGGGGCGCGAGTACGCCACCACGCCGGAGGCGATCCAGGGCGCGCGCACGTATCTGGAGTGCGCCGGTGTGATGCCGCCGCTGCCCGCCCAGAGGTCCCGGCCCGTCAGTGAGGAAACAGAGGAAACCGTCGGATGA
- a CDS encoding pyridoxamine 5'-phosphate oxidase family protein — protein MSTPPASLRMVEVSGAEALWLLEGSALGRLVYTQRDLTVIRPGRHTWEYGRLVVRAPVQAAAVPLTATYQVDEVRAATGTGWTVTVAGPAEVITDPNEAAHYRRTLTGWTYGPHDTIVRIHPQTVSGFRLARGTER, from the coding sequence ATGAGCACACCGCCTGCATCGTTGCGAATGGTTGAGGTCTCCGGCGCGGAGGCCCTGTGGCTGCTGGAGGGCAGCGCGCTGGGGCGGCTGGTGTACACGCAGCGGGACCTGACCGTCATTCGGCCCGGCCGGCACACGTGGGAGTACGGCCGCCTGGTGGTGCGCGCTCCGGTGCAGGCGGCGGCGGTCCCGCTGACGGCGACGTACCAGGTGGACGAGGTGCGTGCCGCGACCGGCACGGGCTGGACGGTGACGGTGGCCGGGCCCGCCGAGGTGATCACCGATCCGAACGAGGCCGCCCACTATCGCCGTACGCTCACCGGCTGGACGTACGGCCCACACGACACGATCGTGCGGATCCATCCCCAGACCGTCTCCGGCTTCCGGCTGGCCCGGGGGACGGAGCGTTGA
- a CDS encoding ATP-binding protein, protein MSSTRLEALPHRHVLTLPTAPSAVRLSRQTAERALTEWGISLRHPAVDPALLILGELVTNSVRHAALLSPEVTVIYAAGADCLAFAVHDRHPYQPPLHTPVNDTGSGGLATVMELTLGLGGTAVVRGDADGQGKSIWITLPL, encoded by the coding sequence TTGAGTTCTACACGGCTCGAAGCCCTGCCCCACCGGCATGTCCTCACCCTGCCCACCGCGCCGTCCGCCGTCCGGCTGTCCCGGCAGACCGCCGAGCGGGCGCTGACCGAGTGGGGGATCAGCCTGCGTCACCCCGCAGTCGACCCGGCCCTGCTGATACTCGGCGAGCTGGTCACCAACAGCGTGCGGCACGCCGCCCTGCTCTCGCCGGAGGTGACCGTGATCTACGCGGCTGGCGCGGACTGCCTGGCCTTCGCCGTCCACGACCGCCACCCCTACCAACCGCCGCTGCACACGCCGGTGAACGACACCGGGAGCGGAGGACTGGCCACGGTCATGGAACTCACCCTCGGCCTGGGCGGCACGGCCGTCGTACGCGGGGACGCGGACG